A stretch of the Rhizomicrobium sp. genome encodes the following:
- a CDS encoding tetratricopeptide repeat protein, translated as MNAPSATDAWRVAALTMMPPEQLRALLGGDPGEAAAWVQAAAACGIPEAQVRLGRMLLEGQGVAQDARAAFACFLSAAQSGDADACNMLGRAFENGWGTAPDLPRAAAHYAQAAEAGHAWGQYNLGHLLLDGNGVAQDRDAAFLWYMRAATQGHARAMNLVARCFEEGWGVARDRNAARNWYRKSAEGGYFRGAYNYATIIGAEGCIAGAVLWFRRALDTATEPTRSNLAAALRRHPDARVRALV; from the coding sequence TTGAACGCGCCCAGCGCCACCGATGCCTGGCGCGTCGCGGCGCTGACCATGATGCCGCCGGAGCAACTGCGCGCCCTGCTCGGCGGCGACCCAGGCGAGGCCGCGGCCTGGGTGCAGGCGGCGGCGGCCTGCGGCATCCCGGAGGCGCAGGTCCGGCTCGGCCGCATGCTGCTGGAGGGACAAGGCGTGGCGCAGGATGCGCGCGCGGCCTTCGCCTGCTTCCTCAGCGCGGCGCAGAGCGGCGATGCGGATGCCTGCAACATGCTGGGACGGGCCTTCGAGAACGGCTGGGGCACGGCGCCCGATCTCCCGCGCGCCGCGGCGCATTACGCGCAGGCCGCCGAGGCGGGGCATGCCTGGGGGCAATACAATCTCGGGCATCTGCTGCTCGACGGAAACGGCGTGGCGCAGGATCGCGACGCGGCGTTCCTCTGGTACATGCGGGCCGCGACGCAAGGCCATGCGCGCGCGATGAACCTCGTGGCGCGCTGCTTCGAGGAAGGCTGGGGCGTGGCGCGCGACCGCAACGCGGCGCGCAACTGGTATCGCAAATCGGCCGAGGGCGGCTATTTCCGCGGCGCCTACAACTATGCGACGATCATCGGCGCCGAGGGCTGCATCGCCGGCGCGGTGCTGTGGTTCCGCCGGGCGCTCGACACGGCGACCGAGCCGACGCGGAGCAATCTCGCGGCGGCGCTGCGCCGGCATCCGGATGCACGGGTGCGGGCGCTGGTCTAA
- a CDS encoding TonB-dependent siderophore receptor has translation MTSSKTSETFVRTAIGLTGVGLSSLAATGAAQADTATDVHSVETVVVTQRRTAIDLLPGKILDTPQSINVIPAEVIKSQGVHSLADALKNVPGITLNAGEGGTHGDLVNIRGFSAGDDYFMDGLRDTGLYDRDVFDYESIEVYKGPASTLFGRGSTGGVINQVLKAPQLFPIYDFAATGGTNGEARGTADINVVLGDDAALRVNLMGQRDNYEGRPFARNQRFGVAPSIAFGLGTDTVFTLKYLHQQEDNIPDYGIPFLFDKPAPAAQDTFYGLPGDDRFKSEVDVVTGRFEHKFDDTWSMSDTVRYGHYWFDSRQTAAIYGSANCFTSAATPGFFAGAPLCAGVAHPTPVSVTPGSYNPYFPVAGTPVDAVFVLRDRPSSKGTIATAMNDLNVTAKFATGALDHVVTFGSQYDNESADLTRFVNQDVSILPQPVLSPDPLEAFPGTQTTVNQTPVTKTNTTGLYATDTVNWGPQWSLTAAIRFDSFRVRYDQSFGSKPAHFSHTDDIWSPRAALVYKPTADTSVYFSYGTSFNPSAESLSLSATNQALPPEKDRTFEIGGKAQVLDGLLSLTAAVFNTEMTNARISDPTNPTLQTLAGTERVNGFELGAQGRITENWEIVAGYTYLDPTAVGLAGVGVHGPIPNTAHNQANLWTSYDFDDGLKLGTGVNYVGMRRAGTDNGTVPGTILTATVPGYVTWDGMIGYQFNDTFGLQLNAYNLTDEFYFANSYFTKPNENHAVPGPGRTFLLTATASL, from the coding sequence ATGACTTCGTCCAAGACGAGCGAGACGTTCGTGCGTACCGCCATCGGCCTGACCGGCGTCGGGCTTTCATCGCTGGCGGCGACGGGCGCGGCGCAGGCCGACACCGCCACCGACGTGCACAGCGTCGAGACCGTGGTGGTCACGCAGCGGCGGACCGCGATCGACCTGCTGCCGGGCAAGATCCTCGACACGCCGCAATCGATCAACGTCATCCCCGCGGAGGTGATCAAGAGCCAGGGCGTGCACAGCCTGGCGGACGCGCTGAAGAACGTGCCGGGCATCACGCTGAACGCGGGCGAAGGCGGCACGCATGGCGACCTCGTGAACATCCGCGGCTTCTCGGCCGGCGACGACTATTTCATGGACGGGCTGCGCGACACCGGCCTCTATGACCGCGACGTGTTCGATTACGAATCCATCGAGGTCTACAAGGGCCCCGCCTCGACGCTGTTCGGCCGCGGCTCGACCGGCGGCGTGATCAACCAGGTGCTGAAGGCGCCGCAGCTGTTTCCGATCTACGATTTCGCGGCGACCGGCGGCACCAATGGCGAGGCCCGCGGCACCGCCGACATCAATGTCGTGCTCGGCGACGACGCGGCCCTGCGCGTCAACCTGATGGGCCAGCGCGACAATTATGAAGGCCGCCCCTTCGCGCGCAACCAGCGCTTCGGCGTGGCGCCGTCCATCGCCTTCGGCCTGGGCACCGACACGGTGTTCACGCTGAAATACCTGCACCAGCAGGAAGACAACATCCCCGACTACGGCATCCCGTTCCTGTTCGACAAGCCGGCGCCGGCGGCGCAGGACACGTTCTACGGCCTGCCGGGCGACGACCGCTTCAAGAGCGAAGTCGACGTCGTGACGGGACGTTTCGAGCACAAGTTCGACGATACCTGGTCGATGAGCGACACGGTGCGCTACGGCCATTACTGGTTCGATTCGCGGCAGACCGCGGCGATCTACGGCTCGGCCAATTGCTTCACCTCGGCCGCGACGCCGGGCTTCTTCGCCGGTGCACCGCTCTGCGCGGGCGTGGCGCATCCCACGCCGGTTTCGGTCACGCCCGGCTCCTACAATCCGTATTTCCCCGTGGCCGGGACGCCGGTCGACGCCGTCTTCGTGCTGCGCGACAGGCCGAGCTCCAAGGGCACCATCGCGACGGCGATGAACGACCTGAACGTCACCGCGAAGTTCGCGACCGGCGCGCTGGATCACGTCGTGACGTTCGGCTCGCAATACGACAATGAGAGCGCCGACCTGACGCGGTTCGTCAACCAGGACGTTTCGATCCTGCCGCAGCCCGTCCTGTCGCCCGATCCGCTGGAAGCCTTCCCCGGCACGCAGACGACCGTCAACCAGACGCCGGTCACCAAGACCAACACGACCGGCCTCTACGCGACGGACACGGTCAATTGGGGTCCGCAATGGTCGCTGACCGCGGCCATCCGCTTCGACAGCTTCCGCGTGCGCTACGACCAGAGCTTCGGCAGCAAGCCGGCGCACTTCTCGCACACCGACGACATCTGGAGCCCGCGCGCCGCGCTGGTCTACAAGCCGACGGCGGACACCAGCGTGTATTTCTCCTACGGCACCTCGTTCAATCCGTCGGCGGAAAGCCTCTCGCTGTCGGCGACCAACCAGGCGCTGCCGCCCGAGAAGGACAGGACCTTCGAGATCGGCGGCAAGGCGCAGGTGCTGGACGGGCTGCTGTCGCTGACGGCCGCGGTGTTCAACACCGAGATGACCAATGCGCGCATCTCCGATCCGACCAACCCGACGCTCCAGACGCTGGCGGGCACGGAGCGCGTCAACGGCTTCGAGCTCGGCGCCCAGGGCCGCATCACCGAGAACTGGGAGATCGTCGCCGGTTATACCTATCTGGATCCGACCGCGGTCGGGCTCGCCGGCGTGGGCGTGCATGGGCCTATCCCCAACACGGCGCACAACCAGGCGAATCTCTGGACGAGCTACGATTTCGACGACGGCCTGAAGCTCGGCACCGGGGTCAATTATGTCGGCATGCGCAGGGCGGGGACCGACAACGGCACCGTTCCGGGCACGATCCTGACGGCGACGGTGCCGGGCTATGTGACGTGGGACGGCATGATCGGCTACCAGTTCAACGACACGTTCGGCCTGCAGCTCAATGCCTACAACTTGACGGACGAGTTCTACTTTGCGAACTCGTACTTCACGAAGCCGAACGAGAACCACGCGGTTCCCGGTCCGGGACGCACCTTCCTGCTGACCGCGACGGCATCGCTGTAA
- a CDS encoding VOC family protein has protein sequence MARITAIGGVFFHSPDPKALTAWYRDTLGIGVEDWGGAMIGTQGGGPGYAVWSPFNKDSGHFQPSSREFMINFAVDDLDAFLAGLEAKGVAVNGRQEMEGMGKFAWILDPDGTKIELWQPPAE, from the coding sequence ATGGCACGGATCACGGCAATCGGCGGGGTGTTCTTCCACAGCCCGGACCCCAAGGCGCTCACCGCGTGGTATCGCGACACGCTCGGCATCGGCGTCGAAGACTGGGGCGGCGCGATGATCGGCACGCAAGGTGGCGGCCCGGGCTATGCGGTGTGGTCGCCGTTCAACAAGGACTCCGGCCATTTCCAGCCGTCGTCGCGCGAGTTCATGATCAATTTCGCGGTTGACGACCTGGATGCCTTCCTTGCCGGCCTCGAGGCCAAGGGCGTCGCGGTGAACGGCCGCCAGGAGATGGAGGGCATGGGCAAGTTCGCCTGGATCCTCGATCCCGACGGCACGAAGATCGAGCTCTGGCAGCCGCCCGCCGAATAG
- the rpoC gene encoding DNA-directed RNA polymerase subunit beta', with product MAEGFETEARSHRRDAARANQELTNVFGGVKEIPTFDRIKISLASPDQILRWSHGEVKKPETINYRTFKPERDGLFCARIFGPVKDYECLCGKYKRMKYKGIVCEKCGVEVTVQKVRRDRMAHIELASPVAHIWFLKSLPSRIGLMLDMTLKDLERVLYFENYIVIEPGLTPLKERQLLTEDEFYKSQDDYGNDSFTAEIGAEAIRKLLMAIDLERLRDQLRVDISGSNGGEKQKKLVKRLKVVEAFIDSGNRPEWMILTVVPVIPPDLRPLVPLDGGRFATSDLNDLYRRVINRNNRLKRLIELKAPDIIVRNEKRMLQESVDALFDNGRRGRVITGANKRPLKSIADMLKGKQGRFRQNLLGKRVDYSGRSVIVVGPELKLHQCGLPKKMALELFKPFIYARLEAKGFSQTVKQSKKLVEKEKPEVWDILEEVIREHPVLLNRAPTLHRLGIQAFEPVLIEGKAIQLHPLVCTAFNADFDGDQMAVHVPLSLEAQLEARVLMMSTNNILSPANGKPIIVPTQDIVLGLYYLSQERPNEPGEGMVFNDIGEIEHALFSNAVTLHAKIKCRYKTVDAEGNPVTLRVDSTPGRMMIAEILPRHPKVPFALVNKLLRKQEVSHIIDEVYRHCGQKETVLFADAVMGLGFREACKAGISFGKDDMVVPPTKEKRIDETRHRVREYEQQYLDGLTTDKEKYNLVVDVWSKCTDLVATEMMKEISESKIDPKTGRMEEMNSIYMMSHSGARGSPQQMKQLAGMRGLMARPDGSIIETPILSNFKEGLTVLEYFNSTHGARKGLADTALKTANSGYLTRRLVDVANDCIITTEDCGTKKGVYVQAEIDGGTVVSSLAERILGRTAAEDVKHPDTGEVIVKRGKEVTEDIADRIEGSHIQRVRVRSVLTCELKDGVCGKCYGRDLARGTSVNIGEAVGVIAAQSIGEPGTQLTMRTFHIGGAAQVAGQSKIEASYDGKIKMVNRNIVKNTDGELIAMGRNMQAVITDPKGQERASYRIVYGARLKVDDGSTVKRGDRLAEWNPNSLPVLTDVDGTVKYEELVSGVSFRDVSDEKTGVSNKVVIDSRTGTGAKATELRPTIVIIDKKGKTVQVPGGGEARYALSIDAILSVEDGSEVRAGDVLARIPTEGAKTRDITGGLPRVAELFEARKPKEAAVLAEADGFVEFGKDYKNKRRVIVRPRNEKLDPTEYLIPKGKHISVREGDYVEKGDYIVEGNPSPHDILRIKGMEELATYLVKEIQDVYRLQGVKINDKHIEVICRQMMQKQEVIEGGETTLLAGEQVDQLELDEANAKATEAGGKIAEGRPVLLGITKASLQTRSVFSAASFQETTRVLTDAAVNGKVDTLEGLKENVIVGRLIPAGTGGAIARLRHVATERDRAIQEEQAKTNVPVPQLEGPAPQEAAE from the coding sequence ATGGCTGAAGGTTTCGAGACTGAAGCAAGATCGCATCGTCGCGACGCGGCGCGTGCCAACCAGGAACTGACAAACGTCTTCGGCGGCGTGAAGGAGATCCCGACATTCGATCGGATCAAGATCTCGCTCGCCTCCCCGGACCAGATCCTGCGCTGGTCGCACGGCGAGGTGAAGAAGCCCGAGACGATCAACTACCGCACGTTCAAGCCCGAGCGTGACGGCCTGTTCTGCGCCCGCATCTTCGGGCCGGTGAAGGACTACGAGTGCCTGTGCGGCAAGTACAAGCGCATGAAGTACAAGGGCATCGTCTGCGAGAAGTGCGGCGTCGAGGTCACGGTGCAGAAGGTGCGCCGCGACCGCATGGCGCATATCGAGCTCGCGAGCCCGGTGGCGCATATCTGGTTCCTCAAGTCGCTGCCCTCGCGCATCGGCCTGATGCTTGACATGACGCTGAAGGACCTGGAACGCGTCCTCTACTTCGAGAACTACATCGTCATCGAGCCGGGCCTCACCCCCCTCAAGGAGCGCCAGCTCCTGACCGAGGACGAGTTCTACAAGTCGCAGGACGATTACGGCAACGACAGCTTCACCGCCGAGATCGGCGCCGAGGCCATCCGCAAGCTGCTGATGGCGATCGACCTCGAGCGGCTGCGCGACCAGCTGCGGGTCGACATCTCCGGCTCCAATGGCGGCGAGAAGCAGAAGAAGCTCGTCAAGCGCCTGAAGGTGGTCGAGGCCTTCATCGATTCCGGCAACCGCCCGGAATGGATGATCCTCACCGTCGTCCCGGTCATCCCGCCGGACCTGCGGCCTTTGGTTCCTCTGGATGGCGGCCGTTTCGCCACCTCGGACCTCAACGACCTCTATCGCCGCGTCATCAACCGCAACAACCGCCTCAAGCGCCTCATCGAGCTCAAGGCGCCGGACATCATCGTGCGCAACGAAAAGCGCATGCTGCAGGAATCGGTCGACGCGCTGTTCGACAACGGCCGCCGCGGCCGCGTCATCACGGGCGCCAACAAGCGTCCGCTGAAGTCGATCGCCGACATGCTCAAGGGCAAGCAGGGCCGCTTCCGCCAGAACCTTCTGGGCAAGCGCGTCGACTATTCGGGCCGTTCGGTCATCGTGGTCGGCCCCGAGCTCAAGCTGCACCAGTGCGGCCTGCCCAAGAAGATGGCGCTCGAGCTGTTCAAGCCGTTCATCTATGCGCGGCTCGAGGCCAAGGGCTTCAGCCAGACGGTCAAGCAGTCCAAGAAGCTGGTCGAGAAGGAGAAGCCGGAGGTCTGGGACATCCTCGAAGAGGTGATCCGCGAGCATCCGGTGCTGCTCAACCGCGCCCCGACGCTGCATCGCCTGGGCATCCAGGCCTTCGAGCCCGTGCTGATCGAGGGCAAGGCGATCCAGCTCCATCCGCTGGTCTGCACCGCCTTCAACGCCGACTTCGACGGCGACCAGATGGCCGTGCACGTTCCTTTGAGCCTTGAAGCGCAATTGGAAGCGCGCGTGCTGATGATGTCGACCAACAACATCCTCAGCCCCGCCAACGGCAAGCCGATCATCGTGCCGACGCAGGACATCGTCCTGGGTCTCTACTACCTGAGCCAGGAACGCCCGAACGAGCCCGGCGAGGGCATGGTGTTCAACGACATCGGCGAGATCGAGCACGCCCTGTTCTCGAATGCCGTCACGCTGCACGCCAAGATCAAGTGCCGCTACAAGACGGTCGACGCCGAGGGCAATCCGGTGACGCTGCGCGTGGACTCCACGCCCGGCCGCATGATGATCGCGGAGATCCTGCCGCGCCATCCCAAGGTGCCGTTCGCGCTGGTGAACAAGCTGCTGCGCAAGCAGGAGGTGTCGCACATCATCGACGAGGTCTATCGTCACTGCGGCCAGAAGGAGACCGTGCTGTTCGCCGATGCGGTGATGGGCCTGGGCTTCCGTGAAGCCTGCAAGGCCGGCATCTCCTTCGGCAAGGACGACATGGTCGTGCCGCCGACCAAGGAGAAGCGCATCGACGAGACGCGCCATCGCGTCCGCGAATACGAGCAGCAGTACCTGGACGGCCTGACGACCGACAAGGAGAAGTACAACCTCGTCGTCGACGTGTGGTCCAAGTGCACCGACCTCGTGGCCACGGAAATGATGAAGGAGATTTCGGAATCCAAGATCGACCCGAAGACGGGCCGCATGGAGGAGATGAACTCCATCTACATGATGAGCCATTCGGGTGCCCGCGGCTCGCCGCAGCAGATGAAGCAGCTCGCCGGCATGCGCGGCCTGATGGCGCGTCCCGACGGCTCGATCATCGAGACGCCGATCCTGTCGAACTTCAAGGAAGGCCTCACCGTGCTCGAGTACTTCAACTCGACCCATGGCGCCCGCAAGGGTCTGGCCGACACCGCGCTCAAGACGGCGAATTCGGGCTACCTGACCCGCCGTCTGGTCGACGTGGCGAACGACTGCATCATCACCACCGAGGATTGCGGCACCAAGAAGGGCGTCTACGTCCAGGCCGAGATCGACGGCGGCACGGTGGTGTCCTCGCTGGCCGAGCGCATCCTGGGCCGCACCGCGGCGGAAGACGTCAAGCACCCGGACACGGGCGAAGTGATCGTCAAGCGCGGCAAGGAAGTGACCGAAGACATCGCCGACCGGATCGAGGGCTCGCACATCCAGCGCGTCCGCGTCCGCTCGGTGCTGACCTGCGAGCTCAAGGACGGCGTCTGCGGCAAGTGCTACGGGCGCGACCTGGCCCGCGGCACCTCGGTCAATATCGGCGAGGCGGTCGGCGTGATCGCGGCGCAGTCGATCGGCGAGCCGGGCACCCAGCTCACCATGCGCACCTTCCACATCGGCGGCGCGGCGCAGGTCGCGGGTCAGTCGAAGATCGAGGCGTCCTATGACGGCAAGATCAAGATGGTGAACCGCAACATCGTCAAGAACACCGACGGCGAGCTGATCGCGATGGGCCGCAACATGCAGGCGGTCATCACCGATCCGAAGGGCCAGGAGCGTGCGAGCTACCGCATCGTCTACGGCGCCCGCCTGAAGGTGGACGACGGCTCGACGGTGAAGCGCGGCGATCGTCTCGCCGAGTGGAACCCGAACTCGCTGCCCGTCCTCACCGACGTCGACGGCACGGTGAAGTACGAGGAGCTCGTCTCGGGCGTCTCGTTCCGCGACGTGTCGGACGAGAAGACCGGCGTGTCCAACAAGGTGGTGATCGACAGCCGCACCGGCACCGGCGCGAAAGCGACGGAGCTGCGTCCGACCATCGTCATCATCGACAAGAAGGGCAAGACGGTCCAGGTGCCGGGCGGCGGCGAGGCGCGCTATGCGCTGTCCATCGACGCCATCCTCTCGGTCGAGGACGGTTCGGAGGTCCGCGCCGGCGACGTGCTCGCGCGCATCCCGACCGAGGGCGCCAAGACCCGCGACATCACGGGCGGCCTGCCGCGCGTGGCGGAGCTGTTCGAGGCGCGCAAGCCGAAGGAAGCCGCAGTGCTCGCGGAAGCCGACGGCTTCGTCGAGTTCGGCAAGGACTACAAGAACAAGCGTCGCGTCATCGTGCGCCCGCGCAACGAGAAGCTCGATCCGACGGAATATCTCATCCCGAAGGGCAAGCACATCTCGGTCCGCGAGGGCGACTATGTGGAGAAGGGCGACTACATCGTCGAAGGCAACCCCTCGCCGCACGACATCCTGCGCATCAAGGGCATGGAGGAACTGGCGACCTACCTCGTGAAGGAGATCCAGGACGTCTATCGTCTGCAGGGCGTGAAGATCAACGACAAGCACATCGAAGTGATCTGCCGCCAGATGATGCAGAAGCAGGAAGTCATCGAGGGCGGCGAGACCACGCTGCTCGCGGGCGAGCAGGTCGACCAGCTCGAGCTCGACGAGGCCAATGCCAAGGCGACGGAGGCCGGCGGCAAGATCGCCGAAGGCCGTCCGGTGCTGCTGGGCATCACCAAGGCGTCGCTGCAGACGCGCTCGGTGTTCTCGGCCGCCTCGTTCCAGGAGACCACCCGCGTGCTCACCGATGCCGCCGTCAACGGCAAGGTCGACACGCTGGAAGGCCTCAAGGAGAACGTCATCGTCGGCCGCCTCATCCCGGCCGGCACCGGCGGCGCCATCGCGCGCCTCCGGCACGTGGCGACCGAGCGCGACCGGGCGATCCAGGAGGAGCAGGCGAAGACCAACGTGCCCGTTCCCCAACTCGAAGGCCCGGCCCCGCAGGAAGCGGCGGAGTAA
- a CDS encoding Fe2+-dependent dioxygenase — translation MLLHVPNVLTQDELAAVRQRLAAAQWGDGRMTAGHQSAKVKANLQLPENSADARELGQLVVKALERSPLFMSAALPVFVYPPLFNRYEEGMNFGPHVDNAIRPVPGTARRLRTDVSATLFLSAPADYDGGELIVQDTYGTHSVKLPAGDLIVYPATSLHRVAPVTRGSRVASFFWIQSIVKDDAERQMLFDLDRSIIELSQSAAESPAVLRLTALYHNLVRKWGEPS, via the coding sequence ATGCTGCTCCATGTCCCCAATGTGCTGACGCAGGACGAACTGGCCGCGGTCCGGCAACGTCTCGCGGCGGCGCAATGGGGCGATGGGCGCATGACGGCGGGCCATCAGTCGGCCAAGGTGAAGGCCAATCTGCAGCTGCCCGAGAACAGCGCCGACGCGCGCGAGCTCGGGCAGCTTGTCGTCAAGGCGCTGGAGCGCAGCCCGCTCTTCATGTCGGCCGCCCTGCCCGTCTTCGTCTATCCGCCGCTGTTCAACCGCTATGAAGAGGGCATGAATTTCGGGCCGCATGTCGACAATGCGATCCGGCCGGTGCCCGGAACGGCGCGGCGGCTGCGCACCGACGTCTCCGCGACGCTCTTCCTCAGCGCGCCCGCAGATTATGACGGCGGCGAGCTGATCGTGCAGGACACCTATGGCACGCACAGCGTCAAGCTGCCGGCGGGCGACCTGATCGTCTATCCCGCAACCAGCCTGCACCGCGTCGCGCCGGTGACGCGCGGCAGCCGCGTCGCCTCGTTCTTCTGGATCCAGAGCATCGTCAAGGACGATGCCGAGCGGCAGATGTTGTTCGATCTCGACCGCTCGATCATCGAGCTGTCGCAGAGCGCGGCGGAGAGCCCCGCGGTGCTGCGCCTGACGGCGCTCTACCACAACCTGGTGCGCAAATGGGGCGAGCCGAGTTGA
- the rpsL gene encoding 30S ribosomal protein S12 has translation MPTINQLIRKPRGEKPKRNKVPALQGCPQKRAVCTRVYTVTPKKPNSALRKVAKVRLTNGYEALSYIPGEGHNLQEHSVVLIRGGRVKDLPGVRYHIIRGVLDTQGVKDRKQRRSLYGAKRPK, from the coding sequence ATGCCGACGATCAATCAGCTGATCCGCAAGCCACGCGGCGAGAAGCCCAAGCGCAACAAGGTGCCGGCCCTTCAGGGCTGCCCGCAGAAGCGCGCGGTCTGCACCCGCGTCTACACCGTGACCCCGAAGAAGCCGAACTCGGCGCTTCGCAAGGTGGCCAAGGTTCGCCTGACCAACGGCTATGAAGCCCTCTCCTACATCCCCGGCGAAGGCCACAACCTGCAGGAGCACAGCGTCGTGCTGATCCGCGGCGGCCGCGTGAAGGACCTTCCGGGCGTTCGCTATCACATCATCCGCGGCGTGCTCGACACGCAGGGCGTCAAGGACCGCAAGCAGCGCCGTTCGCTGTATGGCGCCAAGCGTCCGAAGTAA
- the rpsG gene encoding 30S ribosomal protein S7, translated as MSRRRRADKREITPDAKYGDLVLAKFMNSLMYDGKKSAAEGIIYGAFDTIQAKTKTDPIQVFHEALRNVAPAIEVKSRRVGGATYQVPVEVRTDRARALAIRWLITAARGRNEPTMTGRLSGELLDAANNRGTAVKKREDTHKMADANRAFSHYRW; from the coding sequence ATGTCCCGTCGCCGCCGCGCCGACAAGCGAGAGATCACCCCGGACGCCAAGTATGGCGATCTCGTGCTCGCCAAGTTCATGAACAGCCTGATGTATGACGGCAAGAAGTCCGCCGCCGAAGGCATCATCTATGGCGCGTTCGATACGATCCAAGCCAAGACCAAGACCGACCCGATCCAGGTCTTCCACGAAGCCCTGCGCAACGTCGCCCCCGCCATCGAGGTGAAGTCCCGCCGTGTCGGCGGCGCCACCTATCAGGTGCCGGTCGAAGTCCGCACCGACCGCGCCCGCGCGCTGGCGATCCGCTGGCTGATCACCGCCGCCCGCGGCCGCAACGAGCCGACGATGACCGGCCGCCTGTCGGGCGAGCTGCTCGACGCCGCCAACAACCGCGGCACCGCCGTGAAGAAGCGTGAAGACACGCACAAGATGGCGGACGCCAATCGCGCGTTCTCCCACTACCGCTGGTAA
- a CDS encoding methylated-DNA--[protein]-cysteine S-methyltransferase, with the protein MTDEPLYRWSAFDTRFGRQAAAIDADGRLVRYWLHADVRRRPFGGIEDDAALAPVRAQVAEYCEGTRTAFDLPLHIEEGSDFERGVWSAMLAIPFGETLSYGAIAKSLGGGPEAARAVGVACNRNPIPLVVPCHRVVGADGALVGFGGGLPLKRALLDFESVIAGRPRDLFARA; encoded by the coding sequence ATGACCGACGAGCCGCTTTATCGCTGGAGCGCTTTCGACACGCGGTTCGGCCGTCAGGCTGCCGCGATCGACGCTGACGGCCGCCTCGTGCGCTACTGGCTGCATGCCGATGTGCGCCGCCGCCCGTTCGGCGGCATCGAGGACGACGCGGCGCTCGCGCCCGTCCGCGCCCAGGTCGCCGAATATTGCGAAGGCACGCGCACGGCGTTCGACCTTCCGCTGCACATCGAAGAGGGCAGCGATTTCGAGCGCGGCGTGTGGTCCGCGATGCTCGCGATCCCGTTCGGCGAGACGCTATCCTACGGCGCCATCGCCAAGAGCCTCGGCGGCGGACCGGAAGCGGCGCGCGCCGTCGGCGTCGCTTGCAACCGCAATCCGATCCCGCTGGTCGTGCCGTGCCATCGCGTGGTCGGCGCCGACGGCGCGCTGGTCGGTTTCGGCGGCGGGCTGCCGCTCAAGCGCGCCCTGCTGGATTTCGAAAGCGTGATCGCCGGAAGGCCGCGCGACCTGTTCGCGCGCGCTTAG
- a CDS encoding MAPEG family protein: protein MTSMLTPVLALIVWSLIVWVWMYATRLPAIQAAKIDPQLARHPGALDSLPSGVRQVADNYNHLMEQPTIFYAMVFYIVLAAHSDLTHIYLAWAYVALRVLHSLVQNTVNAVPVRFGVFALSTFVLGAMAVREVIALL, encoded by the coding sequence ATGACATCCATGCTGACGCCGGTGCTGGCGCTGATCGTCTGGTCGCTGATCGTCTGGGTCTGGATGTACGCGACGCGCCTTCCGGCGATCCAGGCCGCGAAGATCGATCCCCAGCTCGCGCGCCATCCCGGCGCGCTGGACAGCCTTCCCTCGGGCGTCCGTCAGGTCGCCGACAACTACAATCATCTGATGGAGCAGCCGACCATCTTCTACGCGATGGTCTTCTACATCGTGCTCGCGGCCCATAGCGACCTGACGCATATCTATCTCGCCTGGGCCTATGTCGCGCTGCGCGTCCTGCACTCCCTGGTCCAGAACACGGTCAATGCCGTGCCGGTCCGCTTCGGGGTGTTCGCGCTGTCGACCTTCGTCCTGGGCGCGATGGCAGTGCGTGAGGTCATCGCACTGCTCTGA